From Deltaproteobacteria bacterium, the proteins below share one genomic window:
- a CDS encoding dodecin domain-containing protein, with amino-acid sequence MAVARITQIIGASPHSWEDAVRNALERANKTLRGITGIEVLKENAAVEGGKIAEYRATVQVTFVLEGT; translated from the coding sequence ATGGCGGTCGCACGCATCACGCAGATCATCGGCGCCTCGCCGCACAGCTGGGAGGACGCGGTCCGCAACGCCCTCGAGCGCGCCAACAAGACGCTGCGCGGCATCACCGGCATCGAGGTGCTGAAGGAGAACGCCGCGGTCGAGGGCGGAAAGATCGCCGAGTACCGCGCCACCGTGCAGGTGACGTTCGTCCTCGAAGGCACCTGA
- a CDS encoding wax ester/triacylglycerol synthase family O-acyltransferase: MSQPTNGSRMTSLDAAFYYLERTGQLLHVGGVYTVEGAIDFDRLLADLAGRLHLIPRYTERVVSVPLNLAHPTWEPDPQFDIRHHVLHQQLRPPGSDEQLVTLVSRLFAQPLKRSRPLWELHQIDGYREERSVIFAKVHHCMIDGVSGVQLLGVMFDPSPTPAPVPPPEGRREAPALPTPTLQLLRAVRDGVQGGLARVHAVVDLARNPGRALAELRHAVDAVAELGRMVLSDVPSTPFNGHVSILRRIVWTTFSLNEVKAVKDRLGGTVNDVVLSTISAALRAYLERAGQNPDRIELRAMLPVNVRRSDEHLKLGNRVSMLVAPLPVRIFDPLERLRQVRAATAHLKERGQAARFTRVLDLMEFLPAAVQKPLGWLQVQASPINTVCTNIPGPPVSLYVQGKRLEKLVPVVPLTQGVGLAFAILSYADTLTIGITADPALVPNSEGLCDLLQAGFEELRVLAGVERVERHSPVLPERQRRAAAPSQVA; this comes from the coding sequence ATGTCGCAGCCCACCAACGGCAGCCGCATGACGTCGCTCGATGCGGCCTTCTACTATCTCGAGCGTACCGGGCAGCTCCTGCACGTGGGCGGCGTGTACACGGTCGAGGGGGCGATCGACTTCGACCGGCTGCTCGCCGACCTCGCCGGGCGCCTGCATCTCATCCCGCGCTACACCGAGCGCGTGGTGTCCGTGCCGCTCAACCTGGCGCATCCCACCTGGGAGCCCGACCCGCAGTTCGACATCCGCCACCACGTGCTGCACCAGCAGCTTCGGCCGCCGGGCAGCGACGAGCAGCTCGTCACGCTCGTGAGCCGCCTCTTCGCGCAGCCGCTCAAGCGCTCGCGGCCGCTCTGGGAGCTGCACCAGATCGACGGCTACCGCGAAGAGCGGAGCGTCATCTTCGCCAAGGTGCATCACTGCATGATCGACGGCGTGAGCGGGGTGCAGCTCCTCGGCGTGATGTTCGACCCGAGCCCCACCCCCGCGCCGGTGCCGCCGCCGGAGGGGAGGCGCGAGGCGCCAGCGCTGCCCACCCCGACGCTGCAACTCCTGCGCGCCGTGCGCGACGGCGTGCAGGGCGGCCTCGCGCGCGTGCACGCCGTGGTCGACCTGGCGCGCAATCCCGGGCGCGCGCTCGCCGAGCTCCGGCACGCCGTCGACGCCGTCGCCGAGCTGGGCCGCATGGTGCTGTCCGACGTCCCCTCCACGCCGTTCAACGGCCACGTGAGCATTCTCCGCCGGATCGTGTGGACGACCTTCTCCCTCAACGAGGTGAAGGCGGTGAAGGACCGCCTCGGCGGCACGGTGAACGACGTCGTGCTGTCGACCATCAGCGCCGCGCTGCGCGCCTACCTCGAGCGCGCGGGTCAGAACCCCGATCGCATCGAGCTGCGCGCCATGCTGCCGGTCAACGTGCGGCGGAGCGACGAGCACCTGAAGCTCGGCAATCGCGTGTCGATGCTGGTGGCGCCGCTCCCGGTCCGCATCTTCGACCCCCTCGAGCGCCTGCGCCAGGTGCGGGCGGCGACCGCGCACTTGAAGGAGCGCGGCCAGGCGGCACGCTTCACCCGCGTGCTGGACCTGATGGAGTTCCTGCCGGCGGCGGTACAGAAGCCCCTCGGCTGGCTCCAGGTCCAGGCTTCGCCCATCAACACCGTCTGCACCAACATTCCGGGACCGCCCGTGTCGCTCTACGTGCAGGGGAAGCGGCTCGAGAAGCTCGTCCCGGTCGTGCCCCTCACGCAGGGGGTGGGTCTCGCCTTCGCGATCTTGAGCTACGCCGACACCCTCACCATCGGCATCACGGCCGACCCGGCCCTGGTGCCGAACAGCGAGGGCCTGTGCGATCTGCTCCAGGCGGGGTTCGAGGAGCTCCGCGTCCTGGCCGGGGTCGAGCGGGTGGAGCGGCACAGCCCCGTCCTCCCCGAACGCCAGCGCCGGGCGGCGGCGCCGAGCCAGGTGGCCTGA